One Prunus dulcis chromosome 8, ALMONDv2, whole genome shotgun sequence DNA window includes the following coding sequences:
- the LOC117638797 gene encoding transmembrane protein 205, translating into MAWLTRFLAAVAFLAIGVIFSPETFGSKSDGLNSPTLSTYLKLAHLLTFSTAFGAALWVTFIGGIIMFKNLPRHQFGNLQSKMFPAYFSMVGICCAVSVASFGYLHPWNSSSVAEKYQLGFLLSSLAFNLTNLFVFTPMTVEMMKQRHKVEREQNIGEEVGWSKNVQVAKVNPKLAAMNKKFGMIHGLSSLANIMAFGSLAMHSWYLASKLNL; encoded by the exons ATGGCTTGGTTGACTCGATTCCTAGCAGCCGTGGCTTTCTTAGCCATCGGAGTGATTTTCTCCCCGGAGACCTTTGGATCCAAATCGGATGGTCTGAATTCACCCACCCTCTCCACCTACCTAAAACTGGCCCATCTCCTCACCTTCTCCACCGCTTTCGGTGCGGCTCTCTGGGTTACCTTCATCGGCGGCATCATCATGTTCAA GAATCTTCCGAGGCATCAGTTTGGCAATCTTCAAAGCAAGATGTTTCCAGCGTATTTCTCAATGGTGGGGATCTGCTGTGCAGTATCAGTAGCCTCGTTTGGGTATTTGCATCCCTGGAACTCTTCTTCTGTTGCTGAAAAGTACCAGCTCGGCTTTTTGCTCTCTTCCTTGGCCTTCAATCTCACCAATTTGTTTGTCTTCACACCCATGACCGTCGAG atgatgaagcaaaggCATAAGGTGGAGAGGGAACAGAACATTGGGGAAGAAGTTGGATGGTCGAAAAATGTGCAAGTGGCAAAGGTAAACCCAAAACTAGCAGCCATGAATAAGAAATTTGGGATGATTCATGGGTTATCATCTCTAGCCAACATCATGGCCTTTGGCAGCCTTGCTATGCACTCATGGTACTTGGCTAGTAAACTTAATCTGTAA
- the LOC117612250 gene encoding BRCT domain-containing protein At4g02110 translates to MSEGNSPSKTFLGVRFILLGFDPLHEQKVRSKLVGCGAVDVGHYSPNCSHVVVDKTVFDDPICVAARNDGKTLVTALWVHHSFDVGVPVESTSIIYRPLKDLNGIPDAKSLIVCLTGYQRQDRDDIMTMVGLMGAQFSKPLVANKVTHLICYKFEGEKYELAKKIPKIKLVNHRWLEDCLRDWALLPEDDYNKSGYEMEMMEAEARDSEDEAENTIMKQSGGRNMYQSPINIKSPPATSGMPKSEGDVPKVPMNFYNAMDHVSIPQNENKLGQASSFSNAYVSNGVSCQNACKFRDGTDGELNDQHHRTPDPKVRDDLTSNFGTAERPAHSARTLSYSRQTPLKSTLPLHVGDKSSNGSVSSKVPICKSNAKFGLASYTFKADQENNKIDSSCVEVPLKRIHSQNGEESSGILPRKRTMDLSHGSSKSQKMNHDAEAGIICSPSSSDKSPKVKPTSMVDGSYEITSPYVIRNDAHSLDKTVNLNAVESSYAGTSPIKSSTVIRKPLACDLPFSATVTSETAEDGNGNKKTPLTTFQRLRKSSLSSKPGIVDCVVEKPTFAVSKTVELQNQHQDVEGLSSNKKKSVTNNSNDPASLNLLKDGNNHLDTQSVSKRMISKKILVSRPKLTSANQKGSVCLGEDASLNDTTFHLNSGDHEKSPLDMLYPGATAEPPKKVEGKDVTMTADVAENNIQSMDDETEAPEEESEHKLENVLHEAKAIGVQSTSKCVTTEEKSEGMQQISDHSDACVHGDAMASAENTDGNERETTVSDRISLLVESSSEGDGVKGKKNKGKRRALGKTKFKAIPAVADVMKPNKFVCDEDTQNENIGETEKELEKIVGKSKCRSVPKNKSENSSKMKENRPIVCGDQSVSTAEQQAGKSTVKSNITPLKINQKSVEISPNSSIPEGKAPSKVKTEPVWFILSGDKFQRKDFRQVIRRLKGRCCRDSHHWSYQATHFIAPGPIKRTEKFFAATASGRWILKSDYLAASNQAERFLAEEPYEWHQNGLSEDGAINLEAPRKWRLLRERTGHGAFHGMRIIIYGECIAPPLDTLKRVVKAGDGTILATCPPYTRFLDSGVDFAIVSPGMPRVDMWVQEFLKHEIPCVATDYLVEYVCKPGYPLERHVLHNTHAWAENSFGRLQGRAEEIVEDIFAPRDNSGSSDIPCVVCGSVERGEVMLICGNESGSVGCGVGTHIDCCNPPLEDVPEGDWFCPKCSRSKNSTSSSKKRKMGKSK, encoded by the exons ATGTCGGAGGGCAATTCTCCGTCGAAAACGTTTCTCGGCGTCCGTTTCATTCTCTTGGGATTCGACCCCCTTCACGAGCAAAAG GTTCGATCTAAGCTTGTGGGTTGTGGCGCAGTGGATGTCGGCCACTATTCCCCGAATTGCAGTCATGTGGTTGTGGATAAAACTGTGTTT GATGATCCCATATGTGTTGCTGCTCGAAATGACGGCAAAACACTTGTCACGGCTTTATGGGTTCATCATAGTTTTGATGTCGGAGTGCCCGTTGAGTCTACTTCT ATTATATACAGACCTCTTAAAGATTTGAATGGTATTCCGGATGCCAAGAGTTTAATTGTATGCTTGACTGGATATCAGCGacaagatagagatgacattATG ACAATGGTGGGTTTAATGGGTGCTCAATTTTCTAAGCCCTTGGTGGCAAACAAAGTCACTCATCTCATATGCTACAAATTTGAGG GGGAGAAGTATGAACTTGCCAAGAAAATCCCAAAGATAAAGCTCGTCAACCATCGCTGGTTGGAAGATTG CTTAAGGGATTGGGCGCTCCTTCCTGAAGATGATTATAACAAGAG TGGCTATGAGATGGAGATGATGGAAGCTGAGGCTAGAGATTCAGAAGATGAGGCTGAAAACACCATTATGAAGCAATCTGGGGGGAGAAACATGTATCAGAGTCctattaatataaaaagtcCCCCAGCAACATCTGGAATGCCTAAATCAGAAGGAGACGTGCCTAAGGTTCCCATGAATTTTTATAATGCTATGGACCATGTATCGATTCCTCAGAATGAGAATAAATTAGGTcaagcctcaagcttttcTAATGCTTACGTTTCCAACGGAGTAAGCTGTCAGAATGCATGCAAATTTAGGGATGGTACTGATGGTGAGCTAAATGACCAACATCACAGAACTCCAGATCCTAAGGTGAGAGATGATTTGACATCTAATTTTGGAACTGCTGAAAGGCCTGCTCATTCTGCTAGGACCCTAAGCTACTCAAGGCAAACCCCATTGAAGTCAACACTTCCACTGCACGTGGGAGATAAATCAAGCAATGGAAGTGTGTCTTCTAAAGTACCCATTTGCAAATCAAATGCCAAATTTGGTTTAGCCTCTTATACCTTTAAGGCAGatcaagaaaataacaaaattgactCCAGTTGTGTTGAAGTCCCCTTAAAAAGAATTCATTCACAGAATGGAGAAGAATCAAGTGGTATATTGCCTCGGAAAAGGACGATGGATCTTTCTCATGGTAGCTCCAAATCACAGAAGATGAATCATGATGCAGAAGCAGGCATTATTTGTAGTCCTTCATCAAGTGATAAATCTCCAAAAGTAAAGCCAACATCTATGGTTGATGGTTCATATGAGATTACTAGCCCTTATGTCATCAGAAATGATGCCCACTCTCTGGATAAGACTGTCAATTTGAATGCTGTAGAAAGCTCATATGCTGGTACTTCACCAATCAAATCATCTACTGTTATCCGGAAGCCATTGGCATGTGATCTGCCTTTCTCTGCAACTGTGACCTCTGAGACAGCGGAAGATGGAAATGGCAACAAGAAAACACCTCTAACAACTTTTCAAAGATTAAGAAAGTCCAGTTTATCGAGCAAGCCTGGCATTGTAGATTGTGTTGTGGAAAAACCGACATTTGCAGTCAGCAAAACAGTGGAACTGCAAAATCAGCATCAAGATGTTGAGGGTCTgtcttcaaataaaaaaaagtcagtGACTAATAATTCCAACGACCCTGCTAGTCTGAACTTGCTTAAAGATGGAAATAATCACTTAGATACACAATCAGTAAGCAAGAGGATGATTTCCAAGAAGATCCTGGTTTCTAGGCCTAAGTTAACTTCTGCTAACCAAAAGGGGTCTGTGTGCTTGGGTGAAGATGCCTCCTTAAATGATACCACTTTTCATTTAAATTCAGGGGACCATGAGAAATCCCCTCTTGACATGCTTTATCCAGGTGCTACTGCGGAACCCCCAAAGAAGGTGGAGGGAAAAGACGTTACCATGACTGCAGATGTTGCTGAGAATAATATTCAATCTATGGATGATGAAACTGAGGCTCCTGAGGAAGAAAGTGAACACAAGTTAGAGAATGTACTTCATGAAGCAAAGGCTATAGGGGTTCAATCCACGAGTAAATGTGTCACTACCGAAGAGAAATCAGAAGGGATGCAGCAGATATCAGATCACTCTGATGCCTGTGTTCATGGTGATGCAATGGCCTCAGCAGAAAATACAGATGGAAATGAACGAGAAACGACAGTTTCCGACAGGATTTCCTTGCTGGTTGAGTCAAGCTCAGAAGGAGACGGTGTCAAAGGAAAGAAGAACAAGGGGAAAAGGCGTGCTTTGGGTAAAACCAAGTTTAAAGCTATTCCTGCTGTGGCTGATGTCATGAAACCTAACAAATTTGTCTGTGATGAAGATACTCAGAATGAGAATATTGGGGAGACAGAGAAGGAACTGGAAAAAATAGTAGGCAAATCTAAGTGCCGTAGTGTGCCCAAAAATAAGTCAGAGAACTCTTCCAAAATGAAGGAAAACAGGCCGATTGTTTGTGGGGATCAATCTGTAAGTACGGCCGAACAGCAGGCAGGAAAATCAACTGTTAAATCTAATATAACTCCATTGAAGATAAATCAGAAATCTGTAGAGATCAGTCCTAATTCTTCAATACCAGAGGGGAAGGCTCCAAGCAAAGTTAAAACTGAACCTGTATGGTTTATTTTGAGTGGGGACAAATTTCAAAGAAAGGACTTTCGGCAAGTTATCAGGCGTTTGAAAGGAAGATGTTGCCGTGATTCTCATCACTGGTCTTACCAGGCAACACACTTCATAGCTCCAGGTCCAATAAAGAGGACGGAGAAGTTTTTCGCTGCTACAGCATCTGGAAG GTGGATTCTTAAGAGTGATTATTTGGCAGCTAGTAATCAGGCAGAAAGATTTTTGGCAGAGGAACCTTATGAATGGCACCAGAATGGCCTTAGTGAAGACGGTGCAATCAATTTGGAGGCTCCAAGGAAGTGGCGGctcttgagagagagaacagGCCATGGTGCCTTCCACGGAATGCGCATTATCATATACGGTGAATGTATTGCACCACCTTTG GATACTCTGAAGCGTGTTGTGAAGGCTGGTGATGGGACAATATTGGCAACTTGTCCTCCTTACACTCGATTCCTTGACTCGGGGGTTGACTTTGCCATTGTCAGCCCAGGCATGCCACGGGTCGATATGTGGGTACAAGAGTTCTTGAAACATGAGATACCTTGCGTTGCAACAGATTACTTGGTTGAGTATGTGTGCAAACCTGGGTACCCACTCGAAAGACATGTGCTGCACAATACTCACGCGTGGGCAGAAAATTCGTTTGGGAGGCTGCAGGGGAGGGCAGAAGAGATTGTCGAAGACATTTTTGCACCTCGGGATAATTCTGGTAGTAGTGATATACCTTGCGTGGTTTGCGGATCTgtagagagaggagaggtgaTGCTTATATGTGGCAACGAAAGTGGTTCTGTTGGCTGTGGGGTTGGTACTCATATTGACTGCTGCAATCCGCCACTTGAGGATGTTCCGGAGGGTGATTGGTTTTGTCCAAAGTGTAGTCGGAGCAAAAACAGCACCAGCTCTtccaagaaaaggaaaatgggtaAGAGCAAATGA
- the LOC117638816 gene encoding uncharacterized protein LOC117638816 — MVNGEVPYKILTRGTRRRRRRMTATSPCLSSNEKKHWWLSSRKIVEKYMRDARSLIATHEQSEIASAVGLLDAALAISPRLEQALELKARSLLYLRRFKDVADMLQDYIPSLKMASDDSASDSSSQPLSRERVKLLSSNTNSSSASPDRDPSFKCFSVSDLKKKVMAGLCKNCEKEGQWRYLVLGQACCHLGLMEDAMALLQTGKRLATAAFRRESICWSDDSFSLSNFQLSDDIISSANAPATPPRILTESETVTHLLSHIKLLLRRRTAAIAALDAGLYSEAIRHFTKIVDGRRGAPQGFLAECYMQRASAYRSAGRIAEAIADCNRTLALEPSCIQALDTRASLLETIRCLPDCLHDLEHLKLLYNAILRDRKLAGPAWKRHNVRYREIPGKLCVLTTKIQQLKQRVASGETGNVDYYALIGLRRGCSRSELERAHLLLCLRHKPDKATIFIDRCELADDRDVDSIRDKAKMSALLLYRLLQKGYSSVMTTIMEEEAAEKQRKKAAAALGAAQAAAAMQLQVTQTQESFIESSSSSSSCSNSSNRNNNHSINNNIINNHSMHSSSSEAKAAAASFQGVFCRDIAVVGNLLSQVGFNRPITVKYEALSC, encoded by the exons ATTGTGGAAAAGTATATGAGAGATGCCAGAAGCCTGATTGCGACTCATGAACAGAGCGAGATCGCTTCGGCTGTGGGGCTCCTGGACGCGGCTCTGGCCATCTCGCCTCGCCTGGAACAAGCCCTTGAACTCAAAGCCAGGTCTCTGCTCTATCTCAGGCGCTTCAAGGACGTGGCTGATATGCTTCAGGATTACATTCCCAGCCTCAAAATGGCATCCGATGACTCTGCCTCCGACTCTTCCTCTCAGCCGCTTTCCAGGGAGCGAGTCAAGCTTCTCTCATCTAACACCAACTCCTCCTCTGCCTCGCCGGATCGGGATCCTTCCTTCAAGTGTTTCTCTGTCTCCGACTTGAAAAAGAAGGTCATGGCAGGCCTATGTAAAAATTGCGAAAAGGAAGGGCAATGGAG GTACTTGGTTCTCGGCCAGGCGTGTTGCCACCTGGGCCTAATGGAGGATGCCATGGCTCTCCTCCAGACCGGAAAACGACTTGCCACCGCCGCATTCCGCCGCGAAAGCATATGCTGGTCCGACGACAGCTTCTCCCTGTCCAATTTCCAACTCTCAGACGACATCATCTCGTCCGCCAACGCGCCCGCCACTCCGCCTCGGATCCTAACCGAGTCGGAAACCGTGACCCACCTCCTCAGCCACATAAAGCTCCTCCTTCGCCGCCGTACCGCCGCAATTGCTGCCCTAGACGCCGGCCTTTACTCCGAGGCCATCCGCCACTTCACTAAAATCGTCGACGGCCGCCGTGGGGCCCCACAGGGATTCCTGGCGGAGTGCTACATGCAGCGCGCCTCGGCTTACCGGTCGGCGGGTCGGATCGCGGAGGCCATCGCGGACTGTAACCGGACTTTGGCTCTTGAGCCGAGTTGCATACAAGCGCTGGACACGAGAGCGTCACTTCTTGAGACGATCAGGTGTTTGCCTGATTGCTTACATGACCTGGAGCACTTGAAGCTTTTGTACAATGCCATCTTGAGGGATCGGAAGCTTGCGGGACCGGCCTGGAAGCGACACAACGTGAGGTACAGGGAGATTCCCGGGAAGCTGTGCGTGCTGACGACGAAGATACAGCAACTGAAACAGAGGGTGGCTTCTGGGGAAACAGGGAATGTGGATTACTATGCTTTGATTGGGCTGCGGCGTGGCTGTTCGAGGTCCGAGTTAGAGAGGGCGCATTTGCTGCTGTGTTTAAGGCACAAGCCCGATAAGGCTACCATTTTCATTGACCGTTGTGAGCTGGCGGATGATCGGGATGTTGATTCAATTAGAGATAAAGCGAAGATGTCAGCTCTGTTGCTTTACAGATTGCTGCAGAAGGGTTATTCGAGCGTGATGACAACCATAATGGAAGAGGAGGCTGCTgagaaacagagaaagaagGCTGCTGCTGCACTTGGAGCAGCTCAGGCAGCAGCGGCAATGCAACTGCAAGTAACTCAAACCCAAGAGTCTTTTATTGaatcctcctcttcctcctctagTTGTTCCAATTCTAGTAATAGGAATAATAATCATAGTATCAACAATAATATCATCAATAATCATAGTATGCATTCGTCGTCATCGGAAGCTAAAGCAGCAGCGGCGTCGTTCCAAGGGGTGTTTTGCCGAGACATTGCGGTGGTTGGGAATTTGCTGTCGCAGGTTGGGTTTAACCGCCCAATTACAGTTAAGTATGAGGCATTGAGCTGCTGA